In one window of Candidatus Sulfuricurvum sp. RIFRC-1 DNA:
- a CDS encoding nitrite/sulfite reductase, with the protein MTEKKLNKRERHKAALSPIEYYPQIETLDFNSISEGDIFYLQDFGIFNTPIEEEAYTLRLRITAGRITIAQLRAIADIAKRNELEIILTARAGLQLHGLTCENVLQIYKQINEIGITTWQTFGDNVRNIVSDVYDGRGCMSVIETYPLIMQMQEYFLKTPRLVGMLPRRISTGISGNSANVTSFFANDLYFALAKREGVFGFNVYMGGKNTEIARSADIFLLPDEVVSFFKAFIEAFNKHGLRFTRTRTRLFHLLEEIGMEAFVEYVAHEYKQSWQKAGDLVLEKGLFSKYQRLKDGSYAFCYESNFGRISAEELMAIADFAETHSAEVRLSTDHNLYILGLSQPFSPFEHLKKSQTIVACAGSQYCPYSFWDIKDDAQLLPLEKISEHRIQIGISGCAKGCGRHQHCDIGLIGLRTNNFGNTDKGARIYLGAEHSAGISVGRELFEMVPLEHIRSVIDLIIHEYEQSGCDTFESFSTQILKCYSIEFIALWLLIKLESGAITPLYAMDTLEHVAEEYRFMAEKERLSGYFSTAVLALIEDDFKDAIRQMSKKLWSVGESDPQIAPQIKKLLVSKKYWEV; encoded by the coding sequence GTATACCCTTCGTTTACGTATAACTGCAGGGCGGATTACCATCGCTCAACTGCGAGCCATTGCCGACATTGCTAAGCGCAATGAGCTTGAAATTATTTTGACCGCGCGTGCCGGTCTGCAATTGCATGGGCTAACTTGCGAGAATGTATTGCAGATATATAAACAGATCAACGAAATCGGGATTACAACATGGCAAACTTTCGGCGATAACGTACGCAACATTGTGAGTGATGTGTATGATGGACGAGGGTGTATGAGTGTGATCGAGACCTATCCTCTGATAATGCAAATGCAGGAATATTTTCTCAAAACTCCCCGTCTTGTCGGTATGCTGCCGCGTAGAATATCCACAGGGATTTCGGGCAACAGTGCCAATGTCACCTCATTTTTTGCCAATGATCTCTATTTCGCATTGGCAAAGAGAGAGGGTGTTTTTGGGTTTAATGTCTATATGGGGGGTAAAAATACCGAGATCGCCCGCAGTGCCGATATATTTTTGCTTCCCGATGAGGTAGTATCTTTTTTCAAAGCCTTTATCGAAGCATTCAACAAGCATGGATTGCGATTTACCCGAACGCGAACACGCCTGTTTCACCTCCTCGAAGAGATCGGAATGGAAGCTTTTGTGGAATATGTCGCACACGAGTACAAGCAATCTTGGCAAAAAGCGGGCGATTTGGTTCTGGAAAAAGGGCTTTTTTCGAAATATCAGCGGCTTAAAGACGGCAGTTATGCATTTTGCTATGAGAGCAATTTCGGGCGTATCAGTGCCGAAGAGTTGATGGCTATTGCGGATTTTGCCGAGACACACTCTGCCGAGGTACGATTAAGTACGGATCACAATCTTTATATTCTCGGATTATCTCAGCCATTCTCTCCTTTTGAACATCTCAAAAAGAGTCAAACTATCGTAGCGTGTGCGGGGAGCCAATATTGCCCTTACTCGTTCTGGGACATTAAAGACGATGCGCAATTGCTCCCTTTGGAGAAAATCAGTGAGCATCGTATTCAAATAGGGATTTCAGGATGCGCAAAAGGGTGCGGCAGACACCAGCATTGCGATATCGGGCTCATCGGGCTGCGTACCAATAATTTCGGCAATACGGACAAAGGGGCACGGATCTATCTCGGTGCCGAACACTCCGCAGGGATCAGTGTCGGACGAGAACTCTTTGAGATGGTTCCTCTGGAACATATCCGATCGGTGATAGATCTTATTATCCATGAGTATGAACAAAGCGGTTGTGATACGTTTGAATCTTTTTCTACACAAATACTAAAGTGCTATTCCATAGAATTTATTGCATTATGGCTCTTGATAAAATTGGAGAGCGGAGCAATAACCCCTTTGTACGCGATGGATACTCTTGAGCATGTTGCTGAAGAGTATCGTTTTATGGCAGAAAAAGAGCGCTTAAGCGGATATTTTTCGACGGCAGTTTTAGCACTGATTGAGGATGATTTTAAGGATGCAATACGTCAGATGAGCAAAAAACTGTGGAGCGTCGGAGAAAGCGACCCGCAGATTGCTCCGCAAATTAAAAAACTTCTCGTCAGTAAAAAATACTGGGAAGTTTGA